One Vicinamibacterales bacterium DNA window includes the following coding sequences:
- a CDS encoding caspase family protein, whose translation MSVRRLALACCTVACCASVVSADVLQRYTIVVGANDGGADRPRLRYAVSDAERFGRVLVELGGVQPSNEILLREPTAQALHDALTSLGARIARERTRLAAARTEVLFYYSGHADEQGLLLGGDRVSYRALRDRLDALPADVRIAVLDACASGAFTRLKGGKSRPPFFVDASTNMRGHAFLTSSAATEAAQESDRIRASYFTHYLVSAFRGAADSSGDGRVTLNEAYQFAFAETVGRTAGTAAGAQHPSYDINLTGAGDVVMTDVAQTTATLELAPDVEGRLYVRSASQALVAELSKARGRRIALGLEPGAYEVRLDDDRSSRRTRVTLDEGGRVALGGAQFAAVAREATRQRGAGGAGRYPIDGATRATVQFGGWGTHGRALDGVGGGSLDIAGGGEIVRHVSKRFAVSIGLHAYGADRVRAFLGGFALPIGARWYPRRGDTSSQRLKPYLDTGLLAVARTSVLATDRSPYGGGVGYGLGARFGIGADVHLTPRWAIGASLGYHAFPLTDQGPARDDYRGRQVALNVSWLLATGR comes from the coding sequence ATGAGCGTCCGCCGTCTCGCCCTCGCCTGCTGCACCGTGGCCTGCTGTGCGTCCGTCGTCTCCGCCGACGTCCTGCAGCGCTACACGATCGTCGTCGGCGCCAACGATGGCGGGGCCGATCGGCCGCGCCTGCGCTACGCCGTCTCCGACGCCGAGCGCTTCGGGCGCGTGCTGGTCGAGCTCGGCGGCGTCCAGCCGTCCAACGAGATCCTGCTGCGAGAGCCGACGGCGCAGGCGCTCCACGACGCGCTCACGAGTCTCGGCGCGCGCATCGCCCGCGAGCGGACGCGCCTTGCGGCGGCACGCACCGAGGTGCTCTTCTACTACTCGGGCCACGCGGACGAACAGGGGCTCCTGCTCGGCGGCGACCGCGTGTCCTACCGGGCGCTGCGGGACCGCCTCGACGCGCTGCCCGCGGACGTCCGGATTGCCGTGCTCGACGCGTGCGCCTCGGGTGCCTTCACGCGGCTGAAGGGCGGCAAGAGCCGGCCGCCGTTCTTCGTGGATGCCTCCACGAACATGCGCGGGCACGCGTTCCTCACCTCCAGCGCCGCCACGGAAGCGGCACAGGAGTCCGACCGCATCCGCGCGTCGTACTTCACGCACTACCTGGTCTCGGCGTTTCGCGGGGCCGCGGACAGCTCCGGCGACGGCCGCGTCACGCTGAACGAGGCCTACCAGTTCGCCTTCGCTGAGACGGTGGGCCGCACCGCCGGCACGGCCGCCGGCGCGCAGCATCCGTCGTACGACATCAATCTGACCGGGGCCGGCGACGTGGTGATGACCGACGTCGCCCAGACGACGGCCACCCTCGAACTGGCGCCGGACGTCGAGGGACGGCTGTACGTGCGCAGCGCCTCGCAGGCGCTGGTCGCGGAGCTCAGCAAGGCGCGAGGCCGGCGGATTGCGCTGGGCCTCGAGCCCGGCGCGTACGAGGTGCGGCTCGACGACGATCGCTCGAGCCGCCGCACCCGAGTCACGCTGGACGAAGGCGGCCGGGTGGCGTTGGGCGGCGCGCAGTTCGCGGCCGTGGCGCGCGAAGCGACCCGCCAACGCGGCGCCGGCGGCGCGGGCCGCTATCCCATCGACGGCGCGACTCGCGCGACGGTGCAGTTCGGGGGGTGGGGGACGCACGGACGCGCCCTCGACGGCGTGGGAGGCGGGTCGCTCGACATCGCGGGCGGCGGCGAGATCGTCAGGCACGTCTCGAAGAGGTTCGCCGTGTCGATCGGCCTGCACGCCTACGGCGCCGATCGCGTGCGCGCCTTCCTGGGCGGCTTCGCGCTGCCGATCGGGGCGCGGTGGTACCCGCGCCGGGGCGACACGTCGTCGCAGCGGCTGAAGCCGTACCTGGATACGGGCCTCCTGGCCGTGGCCCGGACCAGCGTCCTCGCCACCGATCGGTCGCCGTACGGGGGCGGCGTCGGCTATGGGCTCGGCGCGCGGTTCGGAATCGGCGCGGACGTGCACCTCACGCCTCGGTGGGCGATCGGCGCCTCCCTCGGGTACCACGCGTTCCCACTCACCGACCAGGGCCCGGCACGCGACGACTACCGCGGGCGGCAGGTGGCCCTGAACGTCAGCTGGCTGTTGGCGACGGGCCGGTAG
- a CDS encoding sigma-70 family RNA polymerase sigma factor, with protein MLDEAAIAALAERYGPMVLRRCRRLLVDEEDARDACQDVFVRVVAGRRRIDGRALSSLLYRIATNVCLNRLRDGRRRPEHAPDGVLDRIASAEEPSAMSDARLLLDRLFARHPVSSRTIAVLHYVDGLTLEETAAVAGLSVSGVRRRLRLLRHVLRELQR; from the coding sequence GTGCTCGACGAGGCAGCCATTGCCGCACTGGCGGAGCGCTACGGCCCGATGGTGCTGCGGCGCTGCCGGCGGCTGCTCGTCGACGAGGAGGATGCGCGCGATGCGTGTCAGGACGTGTTCGTTCGGGTCGTGGCCGGCCGGCGGCGCATCGACGGCCGCGCGCTGTCGAGCCTGCTCTACCGCATCGCGACCAACGTGTGCCTCAATCGACTGCGCGACGGGCGCCGGCGGCCCGAGCACGCCCCCGACGGCGTGCTCGACCGCATCGCCTCGGCCGAGGAGCCATCGGCCATGAGCGACGCGCGGCTCCTGCTCGACCGGCTGTTCGCGCGTCACCCGGTCTCGAGCCGCACGATTGCCGTCCTGCACTACGTGGACGGGTTGACGCTCGAGGAGACGGCCGCGGTGGCCGGGCTCTCGGTGTCTGGCGTCCGCCGGCGCCTCCGCCTGCTGCGGCACGTGCTCCGGGAGCTCCAGCGATGA
- a CDS encoding Uma2 family endonuclease encodes MAEETPMPGTAPYLDRRLTYDDFLLFPDDGKRHEIIDGEHYVTPSPNTRHQRLVRRLLLSVGQYLESHPGVGEVFGAPFDVVLSFHDVVEPDLLFIAADQEGVLTDKNVEGPPALVIEVLSKDTRKKDAQTKRRLFERTGVREYWLVDPELDLVQVLRRSADGKLVRVEEVTAEDDGVLTTPLLPGWQLAMRTFFAEPT; translated from the coding sequence ATGGCCGAGGAGACGCCCATGCCCGGCACGGCGCCGTATCTGGACCGACGGCTCACCTACGACGACTTCCTGCTGTTCCCGGACGACGGGAAGCGCCACGAGATCATCGACGGGGAGCACTACGTGACGCCCTCGCCGAACACGCGGCACCAGCGCCTCGTCAGGCGCCTGTTGCTGTCGGTCGGGCAGTACCTGGAATCGCACCCCGGGGTCGGCGAGGTGTTCGGCGCCCCGTTCGACGTCGTGCTGTCGTTCCACGACGTGGTGGAGCCGGACCTGCTCTTCATCGCGGCCGACCAGGAAGGCGTCCTCACCGACAAGAACGTCGAGGGCCCGCCCGCCCTCGTGATCGAAGTGCTGTCGAAGGACACCCGCAAGAAGGACGCGCAGACCAAGCGACGCCTCTTCGAGCGGACGGGCGTCCGCGAGTATTGGCTCGTGGACCCAGAGCTCGATCTGGTCCAGGTGCTGCGCCGGTCAGCCGATGGCAAGTTGGTACGCGTCGAGGAAGTGACGGCCGAGGACGACGGCGTCCTCACCACGCCGCTGCTGCCTGGCTGGCAGCTGGCGATGCGGACGTTCTTCGCCGAGCCCACGTGA
- a CDS encoding M20/M25/M40 family metallo-hydrolase — protein MDPVDVVGLARTLIDIESTTGQEGRVGRVLAAYLRDRGYSVLEQPVQGDRINVIAAVGEPAVAFSTHFDCVPPFFPSRVEGGVLHGRGACDAKGILAAQVAAAERLRAAGETRIGLVFVAGEERGSDGAKAANTIASRTRYLINGEPTELKLGLATRGCFRVRLTAHGKAAHSGYPHLGESAIEKLIDVLTSLRGAPWPDDALLGRTHYTVGLIKGGVAPNVVPPEADAEVFFRTVGSHDPVRAVLADVVAGRADISEILELPAVRLHTVPGFETEVFAYFSDVPFLTNWGRPLLLGPGTIHVAHTDHEHVAIADLERAVDLYADLAARLLAS, from the coding sequence ATGGATCCGGTAGACGTCGTCGGCCTGGCGCGGACGCTCATCGACATCGAATCCACGACGGGCCAGGAAGGCCGCGTGGGCCGCGTGCTCGCCGCCTACCTGCGCGATCGCGGCTACTCGGTGCTGGAGCAGCCGGTGCAAGGCGACCGCATCAACGTGATCGCGGCCGTGGGCGAGCCGGCCGTCGCCTTCTCCACCCACTTCGACTGTGTGCCGCCGTTCTTCCCGAGCCGGGTGGAGGGCGGCGTGCTGCACGGCCGCGGCGCCTGCGACGCCAAGGGCATCCTGGCCGCGCAGGTGGCGGCCGCCGAGCGCCTGCGGGCCGCCGGCGAGACGCGCATCGGCCTCGTGTTCGTGGCGGGCGAGGAGCGCGGCAGCGACGGCGCCAAGGCCGCCAACACGATTGCGTCGCGGACGCGCTATCTGATCAACGGCGAGCCCACCGAGCTGAAGCTGGGGCTGGCCACGCGCGGCTGCTTCCGCGTGCGCCTCACGGCGCACGGCAAGGCCGCGCACTCCGGCTACCCACACCTGGGCGAGTCGGCGATCGAGAAGCTGATCGACGTCCTGACCTCGCTGCGCGGCGCGCCCTGGCCAGACGACGCGCTCCTGGGCCGCACCCACTACACCGTGGGGCTCATCAAGGGCGGGGTCGCGCCGAACGTGGTGCCGCCCGAAGCGGACGCGGAAGTCTTCTTCCGCACCGTCGGGTCGCACGATCCCGTCCGGGCGGTGCTGGCCGACGTGGTCGCCGGCCGCGCCGACATCAGCGAGATCCTCGAGCTGCCGGCCGTCCGCCTGCACACCGTGCCGGGCTTCGAGACCGAGGTGTTCGCGTATTTCAGCGACGTGCCGTTCCTGACGAACTGGGGCCGGCCCCTGCTCCTCGGTCCGGGCACCATCCACGTGGCGCACACCGACCACGAGCACGTGGCCATCGCGGACCTCGAGCGCGCGGTGGATTTGTACGCGGACCTCGCCGCCCGGCTCCTCGCGAGCTGA
- a CDS encoding 2,3,4,5-tetrahydropyridine-2,6-dicarboxylate N-succinyltransferase gives MTLAAQIESLFSAGAGADKAEAREAFGRLREALGAGTVRSAEPDASAPTGWRVNTWVKQGILLGFRFGDAADMSVGAWPFYDKDTMPLKRPGVHAGVRIVPGGSSVREGAFLGSGVICMPPMYINIGAYVGDGTLVDSHALIGSCAQIGQKVHVSAGAQIGGVIEPVGAMPVIVEDEALVGGNTGLYEGAIVKRRAVIGAGTVLTGSTPVYDLPNARIIRPEAGQPLVIPEGAVVVPGARSVTVGAGKDWGLSLATPVIVKYRDDRTDTRTELEQWIR, from the coding sequence ATGACGCTCGCGGCCCAGATCGAGTCCCTGTTCTCCGCAGGCGCCGGCGCCGACAAGGCCGAGGCCCGCGAGGCCTTCGGCCGGCTGCGTGAGGCGCTGGGAGCGGGCACGGTCCGCTCGGCGGAGCCCGACGCGTCCGCGCCCACCGGCTGGCGGGTCAACACGTGGGTCAAGCAGGGCATCCTCCTCGGCTTCCGCTTCGGCGACGCCGCCGACATGTCGGTGGGGGCCTGGCCCTTCTACGACAAGGACACGATGCCGCTGAAGCGTCCGGGCGTGCACGCGGGCGTCCGCATCGTGCCCGGCGGGTCGTCCGTGCGGGAGGGCGCGTTCCTCGGGAGCGGCGTGATCTGCATGCCGCCCATGTACATCAACATCGGCGCCTACGTGGGCGATGGCACGCTCGTCGACTCGCACGCGCTCATCGGGTCGTGCGCGCAGATCGGGCAGAAGGTCCACGTGAGCGCGGGCGCCCAGATCGGGGGCGTCATCGAGCCGGTGGGCGCCATGCCCGTCATCGTCGAGGACGAGGCCCTCGTCGGCGGCAACACGGGCCTGTACGAGGGCGCCATCGTGAAGCGCCGGGCCGTCATCGGCGCCGGCACCGTCCTGACCGGCTCGACGCCGGTGTACGACCTGCCGAACGCGCGGATCATCCGGCCCGAGGCGGGGCAGCCGCTGGTCATTCCCGAGGGCGCGGTCGTCGTGCCTGGGGCGCGCTCGGTGACGGTCGGCGCCGGGAAGGACTGGGGGCTGTCGCTGGCCACGCCCGTCATCGTGAAGTATCGCGACGATCGCACCGACACGCGGACGGAGCTCGAACAATGGATCCGGTAG
- the dapA gene encoding 4-hydroxy-tetrahydrodipicolinate synthase has translation MRTKFTGVGTALITPFTAAGAVDEAAVRRLARRQIDLGTHFLVPCGTTGEVPTLTAAERRTVVEIVVDEAAGNVPVLAGAGGYDTHEVAEAAREMQAAGADGLLSVTPYYNRPTPEGLVAHYSAIAGATPLPIIVYNVPGRTGCNVDAATLAKLAAIPTIVGVKEASGNMSQMADILRAVPDDFLVLSGDDAVTVPLMAIGGRGVISVCSNQIPREMADMVEAAERGDYHGARRIHQRILGLMQVNFCESSPGPVKFSMATMGLCEEQFRLPMVPPRQSSREKVLATMRELGLPIVASAAA, from the coding sequence ATGCGCACGAAGTTCACGGGCGTCGGCACGGCCCTCATCACTCCGTTCACGGCGGCCGGCGCCGTCGACGAGGCGGCGGTGCGGCGCCTGGCGCGCCGGCAGATCGACCTCGGCACGCACTTCCTCGTGCCCTGCGGCACGACGGGCGAGGTGCCGACGCTGACGGCAGCCGAGCGCCGGACGGTGGTCGAGATCGTCGTGGACGAGGCCGCGGGGAATGTGCCCGTGCTGGCGGGCGCCGGCGGCTACGACACGCACGAGGTGGCCGAGGCCGCGCGCGAGATGCAGGCCGCGGGCGCGGACGGGCTGCTCTCGGTCACGCCCTACTACAACCGGCCCACGCCGGAGGGGCTGGTCGCGCACTACTCGGCGATCGCCGGGGCCACGCCGCTGCCCATCATCGTCTACAACGTACCGGGCCGCACCGGCTGCAACGTGGACGCGGCGACGCTCGCGAAGCTGGCGGCGATCCCCACGATCGTGGGCGTGAAGGAGGCGAGCGGCAACATGTCGCAGATGGCCGACATCCTCCGCGCGGTGCCCGACGACTTCCTGGTGCTCTCCGGCGACGACGCCGTCACCGTGCCGCTCATGGCCATCGGCGGCCGCGGCGTGATCTCGGTCTGCTCGAACCAGATTCCGCGCGAGATGGCCGACATGGTGGAGGCGGCCGAGCGCGGCGACTACCACGGCGCGCGCCGCATCCATCAGCGCATCCTCGGCCTGATGCAGGTGAACTTCTGCGAGTCGAGCCCCGGCCCGGTGAAGTTCTCGATGGCGACCATGGGGCTGTGCGAGGAGCAGTTCCGGTTGCCGATGGTCCCGCCGCGGCAGAGCTCGCGGGAGAAGGTGCTGGCCACGATGCGCGAGCTCGGCCTGCCGATCGTGGCGAGCGCCGCAGCATGA
- a CDS encoding dihydrodipicolinate reductase C-terminal domain-containing protein, with protein MNRLLLVGHGRMGTLVEHLAPAYGFELAGIITEVDPDAFGRDYGRIDVAIDFTLPEAVPENLPKLAGRGINVVVGTTGWLAHEAALKAVVERAGTGVLASANFSVGMNLFTLLAEEAARRFGPHADFGAWLHELHHVAKKDAPSGTAVMLQRAMVDAGYTRDIHVAATRAGSIPGTHTIGFDGPSETVTLTHTVRDRGVFARGALEAARWLVGRRGWYSMRDFLMDTGD; from the coding sequence GTGAACCGCCTCCTCCTCGTCGGACACGGCCGGATGGGGACGCTCGTCGAGCACCTCGCGCCAGCGTACGGGTTCGAGCTGGCCGGCATCATCACCGAGGTGGATCCCGACGCGTTCGGCCGCGACTACGGCCGGATCGATGTGGCCATCGACTTCACGCTGCCCGAGGCCGTGCCCGAGAACCTGCCGAAGCTCGCCGGCCGGGGCATCAACGTCGTCGTCGGCACCACCGGCTGGCTCGCCCACGAAGCGGCGCTCAAGGCCGTCGTGGAACGGGCGGGCACCGGCGTGCTCGCCTCCGCGAACTTCTCCGTCGGGATGAACCTCTTCACGCTGCTGGCCGAGGAGGCGGCCCGCCGCTTCGGGCCCCACGCCGACTTCGGCGCCTGGCTCCACGAACTGCACCACGTGGCGAAGAAGGACGCGCCGTCGGGCACGGCCGTGATGCTGCAGCGCGCCATGGTGGACGCCGGTTACACGCGCGACATCCACGTCGCCGCCACCCGCGCCGGAAGCATTCCGGGCACCCACACCATCGGCTTCGACGGCCCGTCGGAGACGGTGACCCTCACCCACACGGTGCGCGACCGCGGCGTCTTCGCGCGTGGCGCGCTCGAAGCGGCCCGCTGGCTCGTCGGCCGGCGCGGCTGGTATTCGATGCGGGACTTTCTCATGGATACGGGAGACTGA
- the lysC gene encoding lysine-sensitive aspartokinase 3 gives MVVMKFGGTSVADRAAIERLIGIVRRQREREGDSPSPGPVVVVSALSGVTDRLLGVAAEAGAGDFEGARHNLQDLRARHLTVSEVITDDQLRAAVQGDLAREFDELERVVGALGVLREVSPRWLDTLAAAGEIASSRIVAAALRAHGLRGAWVDARAVIVTDADHTSAAPRFPETTAALQATVAPLVAAGDVPVLGGFVGATAEGVTTTLGRGGSDFSGAIVGSGLGAAEIQIWTDVDGMLTADPRVVGNPRVVPHLSFAEASELAYFGAKVLHPATIQPAVARDIPVRILNSRRADAPGTLITAERPHSDGLAALASKKHVTVVDITSTRMLMAHGFLRRLFEVFERHRTPVDVVTTSEVSVSVTVDDRRRLPAIVEALSEFAEVSLEPDMAIVCAVGEGLRQEPRLVSRVLEALDDVPVRLLSQAASRRNITFVIREADVPLALGRLHDHFFAPAGVGGAS, from the coding sequence ATGGTGGTGATGAAATTCGGCGGGACGTCGGTGGCGGATCGGGCGGCCATCGAGCGTCTGATTGGGATCGTCCGGCGGCAGCGGGAGCGGGAGGGCGACAGCCCGTCGCCCGGGCCGGTCGTCGTGGTGTCGGCCTTGTCGGGCGTGACGGACCGGCTGCTCGGCGTGGCGGCCGAGGCCGGGGCCGGAGACTTCGAGGGCGCCCGTCACAATTTGCAGGATCTGCGCGCGCGGCACCTGACCGTGTCGGAGGTCATCACCGACGACCAGCTGCGGGCCGCGGTGCAGGGGGACCTGGCACGCGAGTTCGACGAGCTCGAGCGCGTCGTCGGAGCGCTCGGCGTGCTGCGCGAGGTGTCGCCCCGGTGGCTGGACACCCTGGCGGCTGCGGGCGAGATCGCGAGCAGCCGGATCGTGGCGGCGGCGCTCCGGGCCCACGGGCTGCGCGGCGCCTGGGTGGACGCCCGCGCCGTCATCGTGACCGACGCCGATCACACGTCGGCGGCCCCGCGCTTTCCCGAAACGACGGCCGCCCTGCAGGCCACGGTCGCGCCGCTCGTGGCGGCCGGGGACGTGCCGGTCCTGGGCGGCTTCGTCGGCGCGACGGCCGAGGGCGTGACCACGACGCTCGGCCGCGGCGGATCGGACTTCTCCGGCGCCATCGTCGGCAGCGGCCTGGGCGCCGCGGAAATCCAGATCTGGACCGACGTGGACGGCATGCTCACGGCCGATCCGCGCGTGGTCGGCAACCCGCGCGTGGTCCCCCACCTCTCGTTCGCCGAGGCGTCCGAGCTGGCGTACTTCGGCGCGAAGGTGCTCCACCCGGCCACGATCCAGCCGGCCGTTGCCCGCGACATTCCCGTGCGCATCCTCAACTCGCGGCGGGCGGACGCGCCGGGCACCCTCATCACGGCCGAGCGGCCGCACAGCGACGGGCTGGCGGCGCTCGCGTCGAAGAAGCACGTCACCGTCGTGGACATCACCTCCACGCGCATGCTGATGGCGCACGGGTTCCTGCGCCGCCTCTTCGAGGTGTTCGAGCGGCACCGGACGCCCGTGGACGTCGTGACGACGTCGGAGGTCAGCGTGTCGGTCACCGTGGACGACCGGCGGCGTCTGCCCGCCATCGTCGAGGCGCTGTCGGAGTTCGCCGAGGTGTCGCTGGAGCCCGACATGGCCATCGTCTGCGCCGTCGGCGAGGGCCTGCGGCAGGAGCCCCGGCTCGTCAGCCGCGTGCTCGAAGCGCTGGACGACGTGCCCGTCCGGCTGCTCTCGCAGGCGGCCTCCCGGCGTAACATCACCTTCGTGATCCGCGAGGCCGACGTGCCGCTCGCCCTCGGGCGCCTGCACGATCACTTCTTCGCCCCCGCGGGCGTGGGCGGCGCCTCGTGA
- the asd gene encoding aspartate-semialdehyde dehydrogenase → MTQERSIEVGVLGATGVVGQHFVSRLARHPWFTPVWLAASERSEGKKYQDAAPWRLATPMPASAAWRTVEGCVPGKGPKIVFSGLDASVAGDVERAFAEAGHVVVSNARNYRMDPLVPLLIPEVNASHLEILAEQRRVKGWPGLIVTNPNCSTVVLASALAPLRPFGLTRIVVTTMQAVSGAGYPGVPSLDILGNVVPFIGGEEDKMEKETQKILGTDGGRTPHAAVISAHTNRVPVLDGHTMTVSAEFENRPSVDDVVEALRTFSGRPQELGLPSAPTPAIVVMDEPNRPQPRLDADRGDGMAVSIGRVRPCPVFHVKFVALAHNVVRGAAGAAILNAELMVAEGLV, encoded by the coding sequence GTGACGCAGGAACGATCCATCGAGGTCGGCGTGCTCGGCGCGACGGGCGTCGTCGGGCAGCATTTCGTCTCGCGCCTGGCCCGGCACCCGTGGTTCACGCCGGTCTGGCTCGCCGCCAGCGAACGGTCGGAAGGGAAGAAGTACCAGGACGCGGCGCCGTGGCGGCTCGCCACACCGATGCCGGCGTCGGCGGCCTGGCGCACCGTGGAGGGCTGCGTCCCTGGGAAGGGGCCCAAGATCGTGTTCTCGGGTCTCGACGCCTCGGTGGCCGGCGACGTCGAGCGGGCCTTCGCCGAGGCCGGCCATGTCGTCGTCAGCAACGCCCGCAACTACCGGATGGACCCGCTCGTGCCGCTCCTCATCCCCGAGGTCAACGCGAGCCATCTCGAGATCCTGGCCGAGCAGCGCCGCGTCAAGGGCTGGCCGGGCCTCATCGTCACCAACCCCAACTGCTCCACGGTGGTCCTCGCCTCGGCCCTCGCGCCGCTTCGCCCGTTCGGCCTGACCCGCATCGTCGTGACCACGATGCAGGCCGTGTCCGGCGCCGGGTACCCTGGCGTGCCGTCGCTCGACATCCTCGGCAACGTCGTGCCGTTCATCGGCGGCGAGGAGGACAAGATGGAGAAGGAGACCCAGAAGATCCTGGGCACCGACGGCGGGAGGACGCCGCACGCCGCCGTGATCAGCGCCCACACGAACCGCGTGCCCGTGCTCGACGGCCACACGATGACGGTCTCGGCCGAGTTCGAGAACCGCCCGTCGGTGGACGACGTGGTGGAGGCGCTGCGCACCTTCAGCGGCCGCCCTCAGGAACTTGGCCTGCCGAGCGCACCCACGCCCGCCATCGTGGTGATGGACGAGCCCAACCGTCCGCAGCCGCGTCTCGACGCCGACCGCGGCGACGGCATGGCCGTCTCGATCGGCCGCGTCCGCCCGTGCCCGGTCTTCCACGTCAAGTTCGTGGCCCTGGCCCACAACGTGGTCCGCGGCGCCGCCGGCGCCGCGATCCTGAACGCGGAGCTGATGGTGGCGGAGGGGCTGGTCTAG
- a CDS encoding MFS transporter → MIASPSTTSAPSALDDAGMFAWWRAADHRARHAFVAASLGWMLDSFDVMLYSIVLASLIQDPTLQLSTSVAGQLGALTLLAAAVGGVVFGVVADRIGRKGALMAAVLIYSVFTAACGLVQNVPQLAICRILLGFGMGGEWATGVALVSETFPARHRGKALAFVQSSWAIGYGLAALVNLLVMPVWGWRGVFFVGVIPALFTLWIRRKVEEPELWRRTADAARGRIADLFTPERARITTFIILMNACCLFGWWGLNLWVPAYLNLPVDRGGIGLSSSAMSWFVIAMQVGMWFGYISFGYIADAIGRKRAYVLFVLAASVLLPIYGNLKAPSLLLFVGPLVAFFGTGYYSGFGAVIAELYPTSVRATAAGVGYNVGRIASAAAPFVVGTLAGTRGFGVAFAITGFAFFLAALAWAGIPNTANRELTS, encoded by the coding sequence ATGATCGCTTCTCCGTCCACGACGTCCGCCCCGAGTGCCCTGGACGACGCCGGCATGTTCGCCTGGTGGCGCGCCGCCGATCACCGCGCGCGGCACGCCTTCGTGGCCGCGTCGCTCGGCTGGATGCTCGACTCGTTCGACGTCATGCTCTACTCGATCGTGCTGGCGTCGCTCATCCAGGACCCGACGCTGCAGCTGTCCACGAGCGTCGCCGGCCAGCTCGGGGCGCTCACGCTCCTCGCGGCGGCCGTGGGCGGCGTGGTCTTCGGTGTCGTCGCCGACCGCATCGGCCGCAAGGGCGCGCTGATGGCGGCGGTGCTCATCTACTCGGTGTTCACGGCGGCCTGCGGCCTGGTCCAGAACGTGCCTCAACTGGCCATCTGCCGGATCCTGCTCGGCTTCGGAATGGGCGGCGAGTGGGCGACGGGCGTGGCGCTCGTCTCCGAGACCTTCCCGGCCCGGCACCGCGGCAAGGCACTGGCGTTCGTGCAGAGCTCGTGGGCGATCGGCTACGGCCTGGCCGCCCTGGTCAACCTGCTCGTGATGCCGGTCTGGGGCTGGCGCGGCGTGTTCTTCGTGGGGGTCATCCCGGCGCTCTTCACGCTCTGGATCCGGCGGAAGGTGGAAGAGCCCGAGCTGTGGCGCCGGACCGCCGACGCCGCGCGCGGCCGCATCGCCGACCTCTTCACGCCGGAACGGGCGCGCATCACGACCTTCATCATCCTGATGAACGCCTGCTGCCTCTTCGGCTGGTGGGGCCTGAACCTCTGGGTGCCCGCGTACCTGAACCTCCCGGTCGACCGTGGCGGCATCGGCCTCAGCTCCTCGGCGATGTCGTGGTTCGTGATCGCGATGCAGGTCGGCATGTGGTTCGGGTACATCAGCTTCGGCTACATCGCCGATGCCATCGGCCGGAAGCGTGCCTACGTGCTCTTCGTGCTCGCCGCGAGCGTCCTGCTGCCGATCTACGGCAACCTGAAGGCGCCGTCGCTGCTCCTGTTCGTGGGACCGCTCGTGGCCTTCTTCGGCACCGGCTACTACAGCGGGTTCGGCGCCGTGATCGCCGAGCTCTACCCGACGTCGGTGCGCGCCACGGCGGCCGGCGTCGGCTACAACGTGGGCCGCATCGCCAGCGCCGCCGCGCCCTTCGTCGTGGGCACGCTGGCCGGGACGCGCGGCTTCGGCGTGGCCTTCGCCATCACCGGCTTCGCGTTCTTCCTGGCCGCCCTCGCCTGGGCCGGCATTCCGAACACGGCGAACCGCGAGCTGACCAGCTGA